A stretch of DNA from Fusobacterium mortiferum ATCC 9817:
CCATGCCTTGTTGGAAGTAATGGACCAGAACCATTGTTAGTAGGAGAGATACCACAATTCCAAAAAGGATTGATGGAACAACAAGTTTCTGTTGAAAAATTAGTTGTACAAGCATGGATTGAAAAGTCATATCATAAATTATGGCAAGCTTTAATGCTTTCTAAAACTGTTCCAAGTGCAACAGTAGCTAAAGCTATACTAGATGATTTATTAGAAGCAAATAAAGAGTATTGGCCAGAATTAAAATAGAAGAAAAATGTTGATAAGAGAGTAAAATCTTTTATCAGCATTTTTTTATTTTCTTTCTTTAAATGTGTTATAATATAAAGAAAAAGGGAGAGGAGAGTTATGAATAAATTTATAAATGAGGTATTTTCAAAATTAGCAGATAAAAAAATCTTAGTTAATTTTACTGTAGAATTAATATTTTTTATTTTAAAATTGGTATTTTGTATCTTTATATATTATGTAGCTATAAAGGTATTAAAAAAACTAACACCACTATTTAATATAAAAAAGAAAGATGATTTAGTAGTAGATAAATCTCTAAAGAGTTTTATCAAATCAATACTAAATGTAGGGGTACATGCTCTTTTAATAACTATATGTTTACTTATAATGGGGGTAAAGGAGAGTAGTTTACTTGCTTTCTTTGGAACTTTAGGAATAGGTGTAGGTTTAGCACTAAAGGATAACCTTTCTAACTTTGCAGGAGGGATAATCATTCTATTATTTAAAACTTATAAAGTAGGAGATGAAGTAAATATAAGTGATGAGATGGGATATATAGATGATATAGATATATTTTCAACAACAATAAAGACTCATAACAATGATTTGGTAATGATACCTAATGGAATGATAATCTCTAATAAAGTAATAAACTATACTAAGACACCAATTAGAAGATTAAAATTTATAATAGGTATAGCTTATGATGCTGATATAGATGTAGCTAGAAAAGCATTAGAGGATTTATTGAGAGAAAATCCTTTGGTACTAAAGGAGCCAGCAGTATATTCCCATGTAGATTCATATGGAGATAGTTCAATAAATATAGCTTTAAAAGGTTGGACATCAAATGAGAATTATTGGACAGTATATAAAGAGACAATGAATGGAATAAAGAAAGCTTTAGATAATGTAAATGTAGAGATTCCATTTCCACAAATGGATATTAGTATAAAAAATCCTAAGATGGATATTAATTTGAATAAGGATTAGGAGAGAGGAATGAAGAAAATTTTTACAATAATATTGAGCTTAATTCTTTCAATATTTTCCTATGCTTTAGATGTATATGTAGAAAAGGTATCTGATGGAGATAGCTTTGTAGCAAAATATAATGGGAAAAAAATAAGAGTTAGAATGTATGGTGTAGATGCTCCAGAACTTAAGCAAAAGCATGGTAAAGAGTCGAAGGAGTATCTTGAAAATCTGATTCTTGGGAAAAAAGTAGAATTAAAAGTATTATATGAAGATAAGTATAAAAGAAAGATAGCGAGGGTTTACTATAAGAATAAAGAGATAAACTTAGAGATGCTAAGAAGTGGAAATGTATGGTTTTATGAGTATCATGCTAAAAAGGAAAAAGAGTATAGAAGAGCTTATGAGGAAGCTAGAAAAGAGAAAAAAGGAATTTGGAAAGATATAAATCCAGAAAATCCAAGGGATTTTAGATTGAGGAATAAAAGAAGATAGATTGAAGGAGCAGAGATATGGAGAAAAAGTTACAGGAATTTAGAGAAAAGATAAAAGAGAAGAAAATGATAGAGGGAGCATTAGAGGTATTACAATGGGATTTAGAGACTACTACTCCCAAAAAAGGAAAGGATTATATAGCTGAGATAGTAGGATATTTGAGTATGAAAGAGTATAATCTAACAACTTCACAGGAGTTTGAAGATTGTGTAGAGTACTTAGGAAATAATATTGAAAAATTAAATGAGGTGGAGAGAAAAGAGATAGAGGAGTTAAAAGAGGATATTGAGAAGATGAAAAAGATACCTCCTCAAGAGTACCAAGAGTATTCTGAATTAGTAGCTAGAACTCAAGGTATTTGGGAAGAGGCAAAGGCAGAAAATAATTACAATAAATATAAAGGAAATTTAGCTAAGATTTTTGAATATACTATAAAATTTGCTAATTATCATAGAAAAGATGAAAAAAATCTCTATGACGTAATTTTACAAGATTATGAGAAAGGAATGACAAGTGAAAAATTAGATGAATTTTTCTCATTATTAAAAGGGGAGATAGTACCACTTCTTAAAAAAATAAAAGAGGTAGGAAATCCAGAGAAAAAACTTCTTCAAAAAGTAGAAATAGAGAAACAGAAAAAATTTAATAGATTTATAGGAAAGTATTTGGGATTTGATTTTGATAGAGGAGTAGGAGCAGAGAGTGAACATCCATTTACTATGAATATTACCAAAAATGATGTAAGGCTTACTACTAAATATATAGAGGATAATCCTATGTCAGCGGTATTTAGTACTATACATGAGACAGGACATGGAATATATGAACAACAGATAGGAGATAACTTGCAGGAAACTATCTTAGGAAGTGGTGGTTCTATGGGAATACATGAATCTCAATCAAGATTTTATGAGAATATTATAGGTAGAGATTTACATTTTTGGAAAGGACTTTATGAAAAAGCAAAAGAGGAGTTTACTTTCTTAAAAGATATATCCCTTGAAGATTTTTATAGAGAGATAAATTTAGTTGAACCATCACTTATTAGAGTTGATGCAGATGAGTTAACTTATTCACTACACATTATGGTAAGATATGAGATAGAAAAAGGCATAATAGATGGAAGTATAGATGTAGAGGATTTACCAAAAGTTTGGAAGGAGAAGATGGAGGAGTACTTAGGAGTAGTACCATCTACAGATAGTGAAGGAGTTATGCAAGATGTACACTGGTCAGCTGGACTTGTAGGATATTTTCCATCTTATGCTTTGGGTAGTGCTTACTCAGCTCAAATATATAATACTATGAAAAAAGAGCTAAATGTAGATGAGATTTTAGAGGGTGGAGAGATGTATAAGATAAGAGAGTGGCTAGGAGAAAAAATTCATAAATATGGAAAATTAAAAGAGACTCCAGAGATAATAAAAGAGGTAACAGGAGAGGATTTAAATCCTAAATACTATATAGAGTATTTAAGAGATAAATACAGCAAAATATATAATATTTAGTGAGGTGGGATATGGTTAAGAAAATTTTAGTGTTATCATTACTACTCTTTACTACTATATTTGGTCGTACAGTTTATGAGATAGAGAGATTAGATATAGTGGCTAATATTGAAAGAGATGGAAGCCTAGAAGTAGAGGAAAGAGTTATCTATGATATAGGGAAAATAAATGGAATTTTATACAACATAGATGCTTTGGGATATGGAAAATTCACTGATTTACAAATATTTTATGAAGATGATGGAGAATTTAAGCAAGCTAGAAATAATACAGCTCCAAGTGAAGGAAATTTTACTGTAAGTGTAGATGATGGCTTGTATAAGATAAAGCTTTATGCACCTAGTCAAAATGAAAGAAAAGAGTTTATTTTTAGATATAATTTGACAAGAGGAGTTACTGTATATAGAGATATTGCTCAACTCAATAGAAAAATGTTAGGAAAAGATTGGCAAAACTCAATAGGAAATATAAGTGTAACTGTAAATCTTCCTGAAAATGTAAAAAAAGATGATATATATGCCTTTGGACATGGACCTCTCACTGGAAATATAGAGATATTAGATGGAAAAAGTGTAAGATATACATTAAATGATTATCGTCCAGGGGAGTTTTTAGAGGTAAATCTACTTTTTCCTAAAAATATTTTAACAAGTTTTAATCCACTTCTTATGAAAAATAAAAGTGCTTTAAAAGAGATATTGGATATGGAAGGAAAATTGGCTAAAGAGGCTAATGATGCTAGAAAAAGAGCTATTATAGGTTTTTATCTAGGGAGAGTAGTTTTAGTTCTAGCTGTGGCTTGGTGGCTATTCTTAGTAGTATTTATCTATCTAAAAAATAGCAAGAGATATAAAGTAGAAAATGAGTATGGAGAGTATTTTAGAGAGTTACCAGATGATTATTCTCCGTCAATAGCAGGAACTTTGGTATCTAGAAATCTATATCCAAGTGGTAGAGAGCTTTTTGCTATGTTATTGGACTTAGTAAGAAAGGGACATTTAAAACTAGAAGAGGGAGAAAAAACAACTACATTGATATTACAAGAGAGTGGTAAACCCCTAAGTGAAGAGGAAAAGTTTATATTGAATTGGTATATTAGAGAACTAGGAGATGGAGAAAAAATAATTTTAGAAAGTGTAGAAGCCTCAATAAAAGGAAGAGGTGGAGCAAAGGAGTTCAATAGAAACTATGAGAGATGGAGAACTATTGTCTACTCAGATATGCTAGAGAAAAATCTAAAGATGGATAAGAGAGATAAATTTTCTACATCGTTAGGAATATTTACAGGGATAGCTTATTTTATAGGTGGAGGAATGTTAGTAGTATATTTTCAAAGTGAACTCTTTATATTAATGATTTTATTAGGATTTATATTACTGCCATATACTTTTTCTAGAAAAAGAGCTAGTTTAGAAAAAGAGAAAGCTATTTCAAGATGGGAAGCTTTTAAAAAGTTTTTAGTAGATTACAGTAACTTAGAAGAGGCAAAGTTAGCTTCTATTGAGTTATGGGAGCACTATTTTGTCTATGCTGTTGCCCTTGGAGTAGCTGAAAAAGTAGCAAAAGGATATAGTAAGATTATGTCTAAAAAAGGAGAAGAATCTACTATTATAGGTGGAAGAGGTTATAGAAATAATTCTCTTATGAATATGTATCTATATAGTCATGCTTTTAGAAGTATGGAAAGAAATACAAGCTTTGTAGCTCAAAGAGCTATGGAAAGTGTAGCTAGATCTTCTCGTTCTTCAGCAAGAGGAAGAGGAGGAGGATTTAGCGGAGGTTCATCTGGTGGCGGTGGAGGCCGTAGTGGTGGAGGAGCTTTCTAAAAAGTTGTAGGTAGGAGGAAAAAATGATAGTATTATTAGTAATTTTGGGATTAGTTATTTTATTAGTTTTAATAGGAATAGGATATCAAAACAAATTTGTAAAATTACAAGAGAGAGTAAAAAATTCTTGGAGTCAAATAGATGTACAACTTCAAAAAAGATTTGATTTGATACCTAATCTTGTAGAGGTTGTAAAGGGATATGCAACTCATGAAAAGGAAACTTTAGAAAGAGTAGTAGCTGCTAGAACTCATTATACTACTGCAGGAACAGTTGATGAAAAAATAAAAGCAAGTGGAGAGTTAGGAAGTGTATTGAGTAGACTTATGATGGTATCAGAAAGTTATCCAGAGTTGAAAGCTAATACAAATTTTTTAGATTTACAAAATCAATTAAAAGATATAGAAAATAAAATAGGGTTTACTCGTCAATTTTATAATGACACTGTAACTGCTTATAATCAGGCTATCAGAATGATACCTGGAAATATTTTTGCAGGGATGTTTAATTTTAAAGAGGAGCCATTGTTTAAGGTAGAAAGTGAAGTTAGAGAGGCACCAAAGGTAAAGTTTTAAAGGAAGGGATAGATTTTGTCAAGTACAACAATAATAGCTATATTGATAATAATAGTTTTATGCTTTATTTTATATAAAAGCTTAAATCTTCTATTAAAAGTAGGGTTTGTTTTACTAATAACAGGATATCTATATTATCAATATGGACAGGGATTACTGTAAGAGAAAAGAGAGGAGCTTTTTATATAATACGCTCCTCTTTTTAATTTTGAAAGATATTGATAATTTTATTTAATAATAGAAAAAATTGTAAAATAAAAATTACAAAAAATGTTAGTTTTTTTAAAACTAATAATAATATATACTATAAAATATATATGAAAGGGGTGAAAAGTTTGTTAAGTTCAAGAGGGAATAATATTATAAAGAGTTTATGTAAAAATAATGGTGAAGGAACAATAAAAGAATTAGCAAAACTTCTTAATATATCTGAAAGAAGTATAAGATATGAGCTTGATAAAATAGATGACTACTTTATTTCAAATAAATTGAAACCACTAAAAAGAAAATTTGGAGGAAATATATATTTAGAGGATTATAAAAATTTTTTAGAAAATGATGAAATAGAG
This window harbors:
- a CDS encoding mechanosensitive ion channel family protein; translation: MNKFINEVFSKLADKKILVNFTVELIFFILKLVFCIFIYYVAIKVLKKLTPLFNIKKKDDLVVDKSLKSFIKSILNVGVHALLITICLLIMGVKESSLLAFFGTLGIGVGLALKDNLSNFAGGIIILLFKTYKVGDEVNISDEMGYIDDIDIFSTTIKTHNNDLVMIPNGMIISNKVINYTKTPIRRLKFIIGIAYDADIDVARKALEDLLRENPLVLKEPAVYSHVDSYGDSSINIALKGWTSNENYWTVYKETMNGIKKALDNVNVEIPFPQMDISIKNPKMDINLNKD
- a CDS encoding LemA family protein, producing MIVLLVILGLVILLVLIGIGYQNKFVKLQERVKNSWSQIDVQLQKRFDLIPNLVEVVKGYATHEKETLERVVAARTHYTTAGTVDEKIKASGELGSVLSRLMMVSESYPELKANTNFLDLQNQLKDIENKIGFTRQFYNDTVTAYNQAIRMIPGNIFAGMFNFKEEPLFKVESEVREAPKVKF
- a CDS encoding DUF2207 domain-containing protein; the encoded protein is MVKKILVLSLLLFTTIFGRTVYEIERLDIVANIERDGSLEVEERVIYDIGKINGILYNIDALGYGKFTDLQIFYEDDGEFKQARNNTAPSEGNFTVSVDDGLYKIKLYAPSQNERKEFIFRYNLTRGVTVYRDIAQLNRKMLGKDWQNSIGNISVTVNLPENVKKDDIYAFGHGPLTGNIEILDGKSVRYTLNDYRPGEFLEVNLLFPKNILTSFNPLLMKNKSALKEILDMEGKLAKEANDARKRAIIGFYLGRVVLVLAVAWWLFLVVFIYLKNSKRYKVENEYGEYFRELPDDYSPSIAGTLVSRNLYPSGRELFAMLLDLVRKGHLKLEEGEKTTTLILQESGKPLSEEEKFILNWYIRELGDGEKIILESVEASIKGRGGAKEFNRNYERWRTIVYSDMLEKNLKMDKRDKFSTSLGIFTGIAYFIGGGMLVVYFQSELFILMILLGFILLPYTFSRKRASLEKEKAISRWEAFKKFLVDYSNLEEAKLASIELWEHYFVYAVALGVAEKVAKGYSKIMSKKGEESTIIGGRGYRNNSLMNMYLYSHAFRSMERNTSFVAQRAMESVARSSRSSARGRGGGFSGGSSGGGGGRSGGGAF
- a CDS encoding thermonuclease family protein, yielding MKKIFTIILSLILSIFSYALDVYVEKVSDGDSFVAKYNGKKIRVRMYGVDAPELKQKHGKESKEYLENLILGKKVELKVLYEDKYKRKIARVYYKNKEINLEMLRSGNVWFYEYHAKKEKEYRRAYEEARKEKKGIWKDINPENPRDFRLRNKRR
- a CDS encoding carboxypeptidase M32, with amino-acid sequence MEKKLQEFREKIKEKKMIEGALEVLQWDLETTTPKKGKDYIAEIVGYLSMKEYNLTTSQEFEDCVEYLGNNIEKLNEVERKEIEELKEDIEKMKKIPPQEYQEYSELVARTQGIWEEAKAENNYNKYKGNLAKIFEYTIKFANYHRKDEKNLYDVILQDYEKGMTSEKLDEFFSLLKGEIVPLLKKIKEVGNPEKKLLQKVEIEKQKKFNRFIGKYLGFDFDRGVGAESEHPFTMNITKNDVRLTTKYIEDNPMSAVFSTIHETGHGIYEQQIGDNLQETILGSGGSMGIHESQSRFYENIIGRDLHFWKGLYEKAKEEFTFLKDISLEDFYREINLVEPSLIRVDADELTYSLHIMVRYEIEKGIIDGSIDVEDLPKVWKEKMEEYLGVVPSTDSEGVMQDVHWSAGLVGYFPSYALGSAYSAQIYNTMKKELNVDEILEGGEMYKIREWLGEKIHKYGKLKETPEIIKEVTGEDLNPKYYIEYLRDKYSKIYNI